A DNA window from Malus domestica chromosome 12, GDT2T_hap1 contains the following coding sequences:
- the LOC139189850 gene encoding uncharacterized protein, which produces MGFREVLARCQFNDLGYLGNKFPWATKRGGGITVRLDRVLANQEWIDLFLSFRVEHLNPTTLDHIPILFEWVVRKKGKYKKAFRFEEGWTAKEGCQEAVQEGWNSEIVRSAMFQVTEKIKATRVELMKWAKNNERSIPEEIAETEDKLNSLFGQPFTETSIAQRYELYNKLHSLLAQEEAFWRQRSRENWLRLDDQNTKYQKVNRRRRANLLTGLFDDQGL; this is translated from the coding sequence ATGGGTTTTCGGGAGGTGTTGGCAAGATGTCAGTTTAATGACCTTGGTTATCTAGGTAATAAATTTCCTTGGGCAACTAAAAGGGGTGGAGGCATCACAGTTCGACTTGATCGAGTTCTGGCAAACCAGGAATGGATAGACTTATTTCTGTCATTCCGGGTGGAACATCTAAATCCAACGACTTTGGATCATATCCCTATTTTGTTTGAGTGGGTGGTTCGTAAGAAAGGAAAGTACAAGAAAGCATTCCGCTTTGAAGAAGGTTGGACAGCCAAAGAGGGGTGTCAAGAAGCGGTACAAGAGGGTTGGAATTCGGAAATTGTGAGGTCTGCTATGTTTCAAGTGACGGAGAAAATTAAAGCTACCAGAGTGGAATTAATGAAGTGGGCAAAGAACAATGAACGCTCAATTCCAGAAGAGATTGCAGAGACGGAGGATAAATTAAATAGCTTATTTGGACAACCTTTCACGGAAACGTCAATAGCACAAAGGTACGAACTCTATAATAAACTACATTCTTTGCTTGCACAGGAGGAAGCATTTTGGAGGCAACGTTCTCGTGAAAATTGGTTGAGACTCGACgatcaaaacacaaaatatcAAAAGGTTAACCGAAGAAGGCGTGCAAACTTGTTGACTGGATTATTTGATGACCAAGGATTATAG
- the LOC103450068 gene encoding L-type lectin-domain containing receptor kinase VIII.1 yields MLDCHCFLYFLVLCIPNAAVFAVVAATEFDFGTLTLSSLKLVGDAHLNNGSVRLTRDLAVPNSGAGRVLYAKPIRFRQPSSPFPASFFTFFSFSVTNLNPSSIGGGLAFLISSDDSALGDAGGSLGLQSTGSDFVAVEFDTLMDVEFKDINGNHVGLDLNSMVSTRVSDLGSVDIDLKSGDLVNSWIEYDGSSGVINVSVSYSNLKPKDPVLSFSLDLGQYVSDFMYVGFSGSTQGSTEIHSVQWWSFSSSFDSPVPPSGSPPPPTTTLMNPTASSVKSPPPSIPPSGSSSSNATSTNQKNSKSSSSCHNHLCREGPGAVAGVVTASAFVLALFAGVLIWVYSKKVKLVKKSDSNIASDIIKMPKEFTYRELKAATKCFNANRIIGHGAFGTVYKGILSDTGDIVAVKRCSHSSQGKNEFLSELSTIGTLRHRNLVRLQGWCHEKGEILLVYELMPNGSLDKALFEARTPLPWPHRRKILLGVASALAYMHQECENQVIHRDIKTSNIMLDEGFNARLGDFGLARQIEHNKSPDATVAAGTMGYLAPDYLLTGRATEKTDVFSFGAVVLEVGSGRRPIEREVSGVGKVGACNNLVEWVWGLHRDGRLLTAADPRLEGQFDEGEMRNVLLVGLACSHPDPNCRPAMRGVVQMLVGEAEVPIVPRTKPSTSFSTSHLLMSLQDTVSDCNGMITISTSSSEHNFGGDHIV; encoded by the coding sequence ATGTTGGATTGTCACTGCTTCCTTTACTTTCTGGTTCTTTGCATTCCAAACGCAGCCGTATTCGCCGTCGTGGCCGCCACTGAATTCGACTTCGGCACCCTGACATTGAGCAGCTTGAAGCTCGTCGGCGATGCTCACCTGAACAATGGGAGTGTGCGGCTCACCCGCGACCTCGCCGTTCCCAACTCCGGCGCCGGCCGCGTTTTATACGCCAAACCCATCCGCTTCCGCCAGCCCTCTTCCCCGTTTCCGGCGAGcttcttcacattcttctcaTTCTCCGTCACCAACCTCAACCCCTCCTCCATCGGCGGCGGACTCGCTTTCCTCATTTCTTCCGACGACTCGGCCCTTGGCGACGCGGGCGGGTCCCTCGGCCTACAGTCTACCGGGTCGGATTTCGTTGCCGTCGAGTTCGACACACTCATGGACGTCGAGTTCAAAGACATCAACGGGAACCACGTCGGATTGGATCTGAACTCCATGGTGTCGACACGTGTCAGCGATCTGGGTTCCGTCGACATCGATCTAAAGAGCGGCGATCTGGTGAACTCGTGGATCGAGTACGACGGGTCTAGTGGGGTGATCAACGTCTCGGTTTCGTACTCGAATCTGAAACCCAAAGACCCGGTTCTATCATTCTCTCTCGATCTGGGCCAGTACGTAAGCGATTTTATGTACGTTGGGTTTTCCGGGTCGACCCAGGGAAGCACGGAGATTCACAGCGTCCAGTGGTGGAGCTTCAGCTCGTCGTTCGATTCCCCTGTTCCACCGTCCGGGTCTCCGCCGCCGCCGACCACCACTCTGATGAATCCAACTGCCAGTTCAGTCAAATCTCCACCGCCGTCAATTCCACCAAGTGGGTCTTCTTCTAGTAACGCTACCAGTACTAATCAGAAGAACAGCAAGTCGTCTTCTTCCTGCCATAATCATCTCTGCAGAGAAGGTCCGGGAGCCGTCGCCGGAGTTGTCACCGCTTCCGCTTTCGTTTTGGCTCTGTTTGCCGGGGTTTTGATCTGGGTTTACTCCAAGAAAGTCAAACTCGTCAAGAAATCGGATTCGAATATCGCTTCGGATATCATTAAAATGCCGAAGGAGTTCACTTACAGGGAGCTCAAGGCAGCTACCAAGTGCTTCAATGCCAACAGAATCATCGGGCACGGCGCTTTCGGAACAGTCTATAAAGGCATATTATCCGACACGGGCGACATTGTCGCGGTAAAGAGGTGCAGCCACAGCAGTCAGGGGAAGAACGAGTTCTTGTCGGAATTGTCGACAATTGGAACTCTCAGACACCGGAATTTGGTGAGGCTCCAAGGTTGGTGCCACGAGAAGGGCGAAATTTTGTTGGTGTATGAGTTGATGCCGAATGGCAGTCTGGACAAAGCACTGTTCGAGGCAAGAACGCCGCTGCCATGGCCTCACAGGCGTAAAATTCTACTGGGAGTTGCCTCTGCTTTGGCCTATATGCACCAAGAGTGCGAAAACCAGGTGATCCATAGAGATATTAAGACCAGCAATATAATGCTGGATGAAGGGTTCAATGCCCGTTTGGGGGATTTCGGTTTGGCGAGGCAAATCGAGCACAATAAGTCCCCGGATGCCACGGTGGCGGCCGGGACAATGGGGTATCTGGCGCCGGATTATTTGTTGACAGGCAGGGCAACTGAGAAGACTGATGTGTTTAGCTTTGGGGCGGTGGTGCTGGAGGTGGGGAGTGGGAGGAGGCCAATTGAGAGGGAGGTGAGTGGGGTTGGGAAAGTTGGTGCGTGTAATAACTTGGTGGAGTGGGTGTGGGGATTGCACCGAGACGGGCGGCTGTTGACGGCGGCGGACCCAAGACTGGAGGGGCAATTTGATGAGGGGGAGATGAGGAATGTGTTGTTGGTAGGGCTGGCTTGCTCACATCCTGACCCAAATTGTAGACCGGCAATGAGAGGTGTGGTCC